Proteins encoded within one genomic window of Nordella sp. HKS 07:
- a CDS encoding B12-binding domain-containing radical SAM protein, with protein sequence MADIVLINPKFEISFWGLEHALPLLGKRANMPVAALPLIAALTPEPHRITLIDENVEAIDFDLCARADIVALTGMIVQRHRMREILAELKRRKVFTVVGGPWISVKEDYFGDLADVIFVGEAEETWPQFLADWQAGSAQKRYEQADKTDITRIPLPRLDLLKMNRYAFGSVQFSRGCPFTCEFCDIIVIFGRRPRLKTSEQVLAELDQLRAQKLSLVFIVDDNLIGNKKAIKDVLRSVIDWQRRNAYPLLFFTEASIDLADDDELMQLMVEANIGAVFVGIETPNEEALIEAKKLQNLRKGGSLVDKVRRIQDRGMEVWAGMILGFDHDDEHIFAAQERFLREARISTAMVGMLSAIPRTPLYDRLKAAGRLDEDDDPAHGTNVLPVGMSREALSRGYVQLMTGLYETKAYFDRVDDLYRDGGIVIDRAWKDFASDHPWTHRKHELRLWVESIGLMLRVLAKVPDRGLRQVYRRRFWSFLKARPEPSLLRIYALKCVIHWHMHKFIRRLAATEKPLVNTY encoded by the coding sequence ATGGCCGATATCGTCCTCATCAATCCGAAATTCGAGATCTCCTTCTGGGGCCTGGAGCATGCGTTGCCGCTTTTGGGCAAGCGCGCCAACATGCCGGTGGCGGCGCTGCCGCTGATCGCCGCCCTTACGCCGGAGCCGCATCGCATCACGCTGATCGATGAAAATGTCGAGGCAATCGATTTCGATCTTTGCGCCAGGGCCGACATCGTCGCCTTGACCGGCATGATCGTGCAGCGCCATCGCATGCGCGAGATCCTCGCCGAGTTGAAGCGCCGCAAGGTCTTCACGGTGGTGGGCGGCCCGTGGATATCGGTGAAGGAGGACTACTTCGGCGATCTCGCCGACGTGATCTTCGTCGGCGAGGCGGAGGAAACCTGGCCGCAGTTCCTCGCCGACTGGCAGGCGGGCAGCGCGCAGAAGCGCTACGAGCAGGCGGACAAGACCGATATCACCAGGATACCGCTGCCGCGCCTCGACCTGCTCAAGATGAACCGCTACGCCTTCGGCTCCGTGCAATTCTCGCGCGGCTGTCCTTTCACGTGCGAGTTCTGCGATATCATCGTGATCTTCGGGCGCCGGCCGCGTCTCAAGACATCCGAACAGGTCCTGGCCGAGCTCGATCAGCTGCGGGCCCAGAAGCTGTCACTTGTCTTCATTGTCGACGACAATCTCATCGGCAACAAAAAGGCGATCAAGGACGTCCTGCGCAGCGTCATCGACTGGCAGCGCCGCAACGCCTATCCGCTGTTGTTCTTCACCGAGGCCTCGATCGACCTCGCCGATGATGATGAACTGATGCAGCTCATGGTCGAAGCCAATATCGGCGCCGTCTTTGTCGGCATCGAAACTCCGAACGAGGAAGCGTTGATAGAGGCAAAGAAGCTGCAGAACCTGCGCAAGGGAGGAAGTCTCGTCGACAAGGTGCGCCGCATCCAGGATCGCGGGATGGAGGTCTGGGCCGGTATGATCCTCGGCTTCGACCATGACGACGAACACATATTCGCCGCCCAGGAGCGCTTCCTGCGCGAGGCGCGCATCTCGACGGCGATGGTGGGCATGCTGTCGGCTATTCCGCGCACGCCGCTCTATGACCGGCTCAAGGCGGCCGGCCGCCTCGATGAGGATGACGACCCGGCCCACGGCACCAATGTGCTTCCCGTCGGGATGAGCCGCGAGGCGCTCAGCCGGGGCTATGTCCAGCTGATGACCGGACTTTATGAGACCAAAGCCTATTTTGATCGTGTCGACGATCTTTATCGCGACGGCGGCATCGTCATCGACCGGGCGTGGAAAGACTTTGCGTCGGACCACCCATGGACGCACCGCAAACATGAGTTGCGCCTTTGGGTCGAATCGATCGGCCTAATGCTCAGGGTTCTCGCCAAGGTGCCGGACAGGGGCCTTCGGCAAGTCTACCGCCGGCGCTTCTGGTCCTTCCTCAAGGCGCGGCCGGAACCGTCGCTGTTGCGGATCTACGCGCTCAAATGCGTCATTCATTGGCACATGCACAAATTCATCCGCAGACTGGCGGCCACCGAAAAACCGCTGGTCAACACGTACTGA
- a CDS encoding aldo/keto reductase: MQKRKIGRSDLAVAPLGLGGNVFGWSADEKASFAVLDAFAAQGFNLIDTADVYSTWVPGHHGGESETIIGKWMKARGNRADIVVTTKVGSEMGPGRKGLSSRYIKSAVEASLGRLQTDYIDLYLSHWEDPEADPEDTLGAYADLVKAGKVRVIGNSNHSAETMRKMLAISARHGWPRFENLQTHYNLYDRSGYEAELEAFCRENEIGVTSYFSLAKGFLSGKYRSRADFSKSAARGEGMDAYLNDRGLRILAALDAVAKSRSATPAQVAIAWLIARPSLVAPIASATSVEQLRDLIKAAELQLTAAEIEHLTQASIG, translated from the coding sequence ATGCAGAAACGCAAGATTGGACGCTCGGATCTGGCGGTTGCGCCGCTGGGCCTTGGCGGCAATGTCTTCGGCTGGAGCGCCGACGAAAAGGCCTCTTTCGCCGTTCTCGACGCCTTCGCGGCCCAGGGCTTCAATCTGATCGACACGGCGGATGTCTATTCGACCTGGGTTCCCGGCCATCACGGGGGTGAATCCGAAACCATCATCGGCAAATGGATGAAGGCTCGCGGCAATCGTGCCGACATCGTGGTCACCACCAAGGTCGGCTCCGAGATGGGCCCCGGTCGGAAGGGCCTGTCGAGCCGTTATATCAAAAGCGCGGTTGAGGCCTCGCTCGGACGCCTCCAGACCGACTATATCGATCTCTATCTCTCCCATTGGGAGGATCCCGAAGCCGATCCGGAAGACACGCTCGGCGCCTATGCCGATCTGGTCAAGGCCGGAAAGGTGCGGGTGATCGGCAATTCGAACCACAGCGCCGAAACGATGCGCAAGATGCTTGCCATCAGCGCCCGGCATGGCTGGCCGCGCTTCGAGAATCTGCAGACCCACTACAATCTCTATGACCGCTCGGGCTACGAAGCCGAGCTCGAAGCCTTCTGCCGCGAGAATGAGATCGGCGTGACCAGCTATTTCTCGCTCGCCAAGGGTTTTCTGTCCGGCAAATACCGCAGCCGCGCCGACTTCTCGAAAAGCGCCGCGCGCGGCGAGGGGATGGACGCCTATCTCAATGACCGGGGCTTGCGTATCCTGGCCGCGCTCGATGCGGTGGCGAAGAGCCGGAGCGCCACGCCGGCACAGGTCGCCATCGCCTGGCTGATCGCCCGGCCGAGCCTTGTCGCCCCCATCGCCAGCGCCACGAGCGTCGAACAGCTACGGGACCTGATCAAGGCGGCGGAACTCCAACTGACCGCGGCAGAGATCGAACACCTCACCCAGGCGAGCATCGGCTAG
- the erpA gene encoding iron-sulfur cluster insertion protein ErpA has product MTDTVSITSAAASRIKDIMAAHPGSAGLRVAVEGGGCSGFQYDFKLDSQRADDDLVIEKDGATVLIDSVSLVYITGSEIDFVDDLIGRSFKVNNPQATMSCGCGTSFSI; this is encoded by the coding sequence ATGACGGATACGGTTTCGATAACTTCCGCGGCGGCGAGCCGCATCAAGGATATCATGGCCGCCCATCCCGGCTCCGCAGGCTTGCGCGTCGCGGTCGAAGGCGGCGGCTGTTCCGGCTTCCAATATGATTTCAAGCTCGACTCCCAACGCGCCGATGATGATCTGGTCATCGAGAAGGACGGCGCCACCGTTCTGATCGATTCCGTCTCGCTCGTCTATATTACCGGGTCCGAGATCGATTTCGTCGACGACCTGATCGGACGCAGCTTCAAGGTCAACAACCCGCAGGCCACCATGTCGTGCGGCTGCGGCACCAGCTTCTCCATCTGA
- a CDS encoding PAN domain-containing protein, protein MSIILHRIVVLFGILFLTTLAAQAQEWNTDRPGNDIRDLDLRAPDFNLCRQACEKNASCKAWTYVNPGVQGPQARCYLKSPAPAKVANNCCVSGEKVADTSDREDICRDYSVRAVQQNDENLRLRCNFTGSSWQSNRDEHFNWCMSASRADREREDRNRINKLAECRSSGGGGGGGREDECRDYAEEAVTGAREARDLGCGYTGARWSQRYGEHYNWCLGATREQVRAERTARAQDLRSCRAGNDGGDRAEACRDYAEEAVSQIADAKRRDCRFTGARWQGGYNVHYNWCMSARRSEREAESRGRAEELRRCRSGDSEGDRAEACRDYSRLSMAQIREASRLGCGFGGARWQASSAAHYEWCMTARRADREAELRAREASLERCRADAGGGGEDDAGCVDFANRAVRQAQRNRALRCGFEGPRWRPDFDTHYSWCQSAPQQARVREDAKRQDLLNLCAAKPDKAQECRRYSNLSIEQQRTNLSEGCGFSGPRWHTNYEDHFVWCMDASGGKRLAEIAARVGALLVCTR, encoded by the coding sequence GTGTCCATCATCCTGCACCGCATCGTCGTCCTGTTCGGCATCCTGTTTCTGACGACCCTGGCCGCGCAAGCGCAGGAATGGAACACCGACCGGCCCGGAAACGACATACGCGACTTGGATCTGCGCGCTCCCGACTTCAATCTCTGCCGGCAGGCATGTGAGAAAAACGCCTCGTGCAAGGCATGGACCTATGTCAATCCGGGTGTCCAGGGACCACAGGCGCGCTGCTATCTCAAGTCCCCCGCGCCAGCCAAGGTCGCCAATAATTGTTGCGTGTCAGGCGAAAAGGTCGCCGACACGTCCGACCGCGAGGATATCTGCCGCGACTATTCTGTGCGCGCGGTGCAACAGAATGACGAGAATCTCCGTCTGCGCTGCAACTTCACCGGCTCATCCTGGCAGTCGAACCGCGATGAGCATTTCAACTGGTGCATGAGCGCCAGCAGAGCCGACCGCGAGCGTGAAGATCGCAACCGGATCAATAAGCTGGCCGAGTGCCGATCCTCCGGTGGTGGTGGCGGAGGCGGACGCGAGGACGAATGCCGCGACTATGCCGAGGAGGCGGTGACGGGCGCGCGCGAGGCCCGTGATCTCGGCTGCGGATATACGGGCGCCCGCTGGTCGCAGCGCTATGGCGAGCACTACAACTGGTGCCTCGGCGCCACCCGCGAGCAAGTGCGGGCCGAACGGACCGCCCGGGCGCAGGATCTGCGCTCCTGCCGGGCCGGCAATGACGGCGGCGACCGCGCCGAAGCCTGCCGCGATTATGCCGAGGAGGCGGTGTCCCAGATCGCCGATGCCAAACGCCGCGATTGCCGCTTCACCGGGGCGCGCTGGCAGGGCGGCTACAATGTCCATTACAATTGGTGCATGAGCGCCAGGCGCTCCGAGCGTGAGGCTGAATCGCGCGGACGCGCGGAAGAGCTCAGGCGCTGCCGCTCGGGCGACAGCGAGGGTGATCGCGCCGAGGCCTGCAGAGACTATTCGCGCCTCAGCATGGCGCAGATCCGCGAGGCAAGCCGGCTGGGCTGCGGCTTCGGCGGCGCGCGCTGGCAGGCGAGCAGTGCTGCCCATTACGAATGGTGCATGACGGCGCGGCGCGCCGACCGCGAGGCGGAGCTGCGCGCCCGCGAAGCGAGCCTCGAGCGCTGCCGCGCCGATGCCGGCGGCGGTGGGGAGGACGATGCGGGCTGCGTCGACTTCGCCAACCGCGCGGTGCGCCAGGCGCAGCGTAACCGCGCCCTGCGCTGCGGTTTCGAGGGCCCGCGCTGGCGGCCCGATTTCGACACGCATTACTCATGGTGCCAGTCGGCGCCGCAACAGGCGCGTGTGCGCGAGGATGCAAAACGCCAGGACCTGCTCAACCTATGCGCCGCCAAGCCGGACAAGGCGCAGGAATGCCGGCGCTATTCAAACCTCTCCATCGAGCAGCAGCGCACCAATCTCAGCGAGGGTTGCGGGTTCTCAGGTCCGCGCTGGCACACCAATTACGAAGATCACTTCGTCTGGTGCATGGACGCCTCGGGCGGCAAGCGGCTGGCCGAGATCGCGGCCCGCGTCGGCGCCCTGCTCGTCTGCACGAGGTAA
- a CDS encoding deoxyguanosinetriphosphate triphosphohydrolase translates to MRAPYASDPGRSRGRLTPEPDAPPRTPFERDRDRIIHSSAFRRLKHKTQVFVYHEGDHYRTRLTHSIEVAQIARSIARVLRLDEDLTEALALAHDLGHTPFGHAGERELDRLMRDHGGFDHNAQSLRIVTRLERRYAAFDGLNLTWETLEGLVKHNGPLIDGEGHALGHYRETGLPAAIIDYAEAHDLLLASFASAEAQAAAIADDIAYNAHDIDDGLRAGLFDVIDLGDDPLVGAALAQVLKAYPKLERPRMIHETVRRLISAMVSDVLAESNRRLDAFKPTSVEEVRGLRAPVIAFGAQMREKNRVLQSFLSHRMYRHERVIAIMERAQRVIRDLFEAYMNDHKLMPPDWREDSFTDDRSGFARQVCDFIAGMTDRYALDQHKKLFDLDPLFR, encoded by the coding sequence ATGCGGGCTCCCTATGCGTCGGATCCGGGCAGGAGCCGGGGCCGGCTGACGCCGGAACCCGATGCGCCGCCGCGCACGCCCTTCGAGCGCGACCGCGACCGCATCATCCATTCTTCGGCTTTCCGTCGCCTCAAGCACAAGACCCAGGTCTTCGTCTATCACGAGGGCGATCACTATCGCACGCGGCTGACCCATTCGATCGAGGTCGCCCAGATCGCCCGCTCGATCGCCCGGGTGCTGCGGCTCGACGAGGATCTGACCGAAGCCCTGGCGCTAGCGCATGACCTCGGCCATACGCCCTTCGGGCATGCCGGCGAGCGCGAGCTCGACCGGCTGATGCGTGACCATGGCGGCTTCGACCACAATGCTCAGAGTCTGCGCATCGTTACCAGGCTGGAGCGCCGCTATGCCGCCTTTGACGGCCTGAACCTCACCTGGGAAACGCTGGAAGGCCTGGTCAAGCACAACGGGCCGCTGATCGATGGCGAGGGCCATGCGCTGGGCCACTACCGCGAAACCGGGCTGCCGGCCGCCATCATCGACTATGCCGAGGCGCATGATCTCCTGCTGGCCTCCTTCGCTTCCGCCGAGGCCCAGGCCGCGGCGATCGCCGATGACATCGCCTATAACGCCCATGACATCGATGACGGCCTGCGCGCCGGCCTGTTCGACGTCATCGATCTGGGCGACGACCCCTTGGTCGGCGCCGCTCTGGCCCAGGTGCTGAAGGCCTATCCCAAGCTCGAGCGCCCGCGCATGATCCATGAGACGGTGCGCCGGCTGATCTCGGCGATGGTCAGCGACGTGCTCGCCGAAAGCAACAGGCGATTGGATGCCTTCAAGCCGACCTCGGTCGAGGAGGTCAGAGGCTTGCGCGCGCCAGTGATCGCTTTCGGCGCCCAGATGAGAGAAAAGAACCGCGTGCTGCAGAGCTTCCTGTCGCACCGCATGTATCGCCATGAACGGGTTATCGCCATCATGGAGCGGGCGCAACGTGTGATCCGCGACCTCTTCGAAGCCTATATGAACGACCACAAGCTGATGCCGCCCGACTGGCGCGAGGATTCCTTCACCGACGACCGCAGCGGCTTCGCCCGTCAGGTCTGCGATTTCATCGCCGGCATGACCGACCGCTACGCCCTCGACCAGCACAAGAAACTGTTCGATCTCGACCCGCTATTCCGCTAA